In Methanofollis sp., a genomic segment contains:
- a CDS encoding helix-turn-helix domain-containing protein gives MYPSLEQVTLLMKHIHACRFVYNNSL, from the coding sequence ATGTATCCTTCTCTGGAGCAGGTTACGCTCCTCATGAAGCACATCCATGCTTGCCGGTTTGTGTACAATAATTCTCTG